The DNA window GAACATCACAACGCTCCTGCAGCAGGTTGATGCAACTGGTCGTAATCCACCCGGCCATCGACAAAGTGAATAATGCGGTTACCGAATTCGGCCATGTCCGGCTCGTGCGTCACCATCAGAATGGTCAGGTTCTGGTCGCGATTCAGGCCGGCCAGCAGCTGCATAATTTCGCGGCTGCGTTCGGTATCGAGGTTACCGGTGGGCTCGTCGGCCAGCAGAATGGCCGGCTGCGTCACCAGCGCGCGGGCAATGGCCACCCGCTGTTGCTGGCCGCCGGATAATTCTTCCGGGCCGTGCTTAGCCCAGGGCCCCAGGCCCACTTTATCCAGTGCTTCCATGGCCAACCGCTGGCGCTCTTTTC is part of the Venatoribacter cucullus genome and encodes:
- a CDS encoding ABC transporter ATP-binding protein; translation: MTALIEFRGVTKTYGQGAAAFQALKGVDFAIQPGQFVSLMGPSGSGKSTVMNIIGCLDVLSGGEYYFQGVPVSQLNRQQRALLRRQHIGFVFQGFNLLARTTALENVELPLVYRGLARKERQRLAMEALDKVGLGPWAKHGPEELSGGQQQRVAIARALVTQPAILLADEPTGNLDTERSREIMQLLAGLNRDQNLTILMVTHEPDMAEFGNRIIHFVDGRVDYDQLHQPAAGAL